In Dehalococcoidia bacterium, the following are encoded in one genomic region:
- a CDS encoding 2'-5' RNA ligase family protein, protein MQSIVVALDEPHRERIEEAAGEIKAVSGRKDLAAATHPHFTLHVADRYEDAIDAALARIAGSTQSFPFETGRVGVFRGPRVVIALEVTRTEALLKFQEHVAEAVAPLAADARPAYAPDTWAPHIRIISGVIEEQHIDAIMAVLARRDFTWRPLLSNVCLVPAPRAPTWTRYDLRP, encoded by the coding sequence ATGCAATCCATCGTCGTCGCCCTCGACGAACCTCATCGCGAGCGGATCGAAGAGGCCGCAGGCGAGATCAAAGCCGTCAGCGGCCGCAAAGATCTCGCCGCCGCCACGCATCCCCACTTCACACTGCACGTCGCCGACCGCTACGAAGACGCCATCGACGCAGCGCTCGCCCGCATCGCCGGCTCGACGCAATCGTTCCCATTCGAAACCGGGCGCGTCGGCGTGTTTCGCGGGCCGAGGGTCGTCATCGCGCTCGAAGTGACGCGCACGGAGGCGCTCCTGAAGTTTCAAGAACACGTCGCCGAAGCCGTCGCACCGCTCGCCGCCGATGCCAGGCCCGCCTACGCGCCGGATACCTGGGCGCCGCACATCCGCATCATCTCGGGCGTCATCGAAGAACAGCACATCGACGCCATCATGGCCGTCCTCGCGCGCCGCGACTTCACCTGGCGCCCGCTCCTGTCGAACGTCTGCCTCGTTCCCGCCCCGCGTGCGCCAACATGGACGCGCTACGATCTGCGACCTTAA
- a CDS encoding emp24/gp25L/p24 family protein, with translation MRTFLISTFVMFAFAGGLAASWWAMNHYQPGSIGTPAHAGAVSNGKPEECTNVSFNVGPRSKTERTVMLETGELLRGTFEANGGLGRVDIFLRVRNPQNEEILASPRAATYDFNFPARNRGEYVFIFDNRFSLFTSKGVALFYCIDKPVRAAPVAP, from the coding sequence TTGCGCACGTTCCTGATTTCGACATTCGTGATGTTCGCGTTTGCGGGCGGGCTGGCGGCGAGCTGGTGGGCGATGAACCACTACCAGCCGGGTTCGATCGGCACGCCGGCGCATGCGGGCGCAGTCTCGAACGGGAAGCCCGAGGAGTGCACGAACGTTTCGTTCAACGTCGGGCCGCGGTCGAAGACGGAGCGGACAGTCATGCTTGAGACGGGTGAATTGCTGCGCGGCACGTTCGAGGCGAACGGCGGATTGGGGCGCGTCGATATTTTCCTGCGGGTGCGCAACCCGCAGAACGAGGAGATCCTGGCATCGCCGCGGGCAGCGACGTACGACTTCAACTTTCCGGCGCGGAATCGCGGGGAGTACGTGTTCATTTTCGACAACCGGTTTTCGCTGTTCACGTCGAAGGGCGTGGCGTTGTTCTATTGCATCGACAAGCCGGTGCGGGCGGCGCCGGTGGCGCCGTGA
- the radC gene encoding DNA repair protein RadC, with the protein MAEDANGSAPYTLIRDLPATDRPRERLRDFGAHALSEAELLAILLRTGNARESALAQASRLLARYGGVYGLVRASFAELCAEHGLGEAKASQIKASLELGVRASREQNERTIIKSAKDVEDLLCTEMSLFDQEVVRVLVLDTRNHVIATKDVYRGSVHTAHIRIAELLREPIRANASAVIVVHNHPSGDPTPSAADISMTKMLVEAGKLMDIDVFDHMIMAGGKSVSLRELGLGFAP; encoded by the coding sequence ATGGCTGAGGATGCGAACGGAAGCGCGCCATACACGCTGATCCGCGACCTGCCGGCGACGGACCGGCCGCGCGAGCGTCTGCGCGACTTCGGGGCGCATGCGCTCTCGGAGGCGGAGTTGCTCGCGATCTTGCTGCGCACGGGAAACGCCCGGGAGAGCGCGCTCGCGCAGGCGTCGCGGCTGCTGGCGCGCTATGGCGGCGTGTACGGACTGGTGCGGGCATCGTTCGCGGAGTTGTGCGCGGAGCATGGGCTCGGAGAGGCGAAGGCGTCTCAGATCAAGGCGTCGCTCGAACTCGGCGTTCGTGCGAGCCGAGAGCAGAACGAGCGCACGATCATCAAGTCGGCGAAGGACGTTGAAGATCTGCTGTGCACGGAGATGTCGCTGTTCGATCAGGAAGTCGTCAGGGTGCTCGTGCTCGACACGCGCAACCACGTGATCGCGACGAAGGACGTCTATCGGGGGAGCGTACACACCGCGCACATCCGCATCGCCGAGTTGCTGCGGGAGCCGATCCGGGCGAACGCATCGGCGGTGATCGTGGTACACAATCACCCGTCGGGCGACCCGACGCCTTCGGCCGCGGATATCTCAATGACGAAGATGCTGGTCGAGGCGGGCAAGCTGATGGACATTGACGTCTTCGACCACATGATCATGGCCGGTGGCAAGTCAGTCAGCCTGCGAGAGTTGGGACTGGGCTTCGCACCGTGA
- a CDS encoding Cof-type HAD-IIB family hydrolase produces the protein MTERRRVRLVALDLDGTLLTRGNTVSDGNADAVREAVAAGVHVVFATSRWYLLAKRTADLLGVTSPIICHNGAMIRSPIDDARLLQLDIPADAAVEIAAIADAQRFEAMVTVDDVTYMITKRADVDPKRLPGGMQLTDRLSDHVGDGAEGFLAFGQDAVDGMRAQLGDRFDGVLNVASGYSETFPPYVNIVHAAADKGRALHLVCEHVGVPIGEAMAIGDAAPDLEMMRVAGVSMAMGNAPNDVKAQVDVVGPSNLDDGVAWAIREFALG, from the coding sequence GTGACGGAGCGGAGGCGCGTGCGGCTCGTCGCGCTCGACCTCGACGGGACGCTGCTGACCCGTGGCAATACGGTGAGCGACGGCAACGCCGATGCTGTGCGGGAGGCCGTCGCGGCGGGCGTACACGTGGTGTTTGCGACGTCACGCTGGTACCTGCTGGCGAAGCGCACGGCCGACCTGCTCGGCGTCACGTCGCCGATCATCTGCCACAACGGCGCCATGATCCGCAGTCCTATCGATGATGCGCGGCTGCTGCAGCTTGATATTCCGGCCGATGCGGCAGTGGAGATCGCAGCGATCGCGGATGCGCAACGCTTCGAAGCGATGGTGACGGTCGACGACGTGACGTACATGATCACGAAGCGCGCCGACGTCGACCCGAAGCGGCTGCCCGGCGGCATGCAGCTCACCGATCGGCTGTCCGACCACGTGGGCGATGGGGCGGAGGGCTTTCTCGCGTTCGGGCAGGATGCCGTCGATGGCATGCGCGCGCAACTTGGCGATCGCTTCGACGGTGTGCTGAACGTAGCGTCGGGATACAGCGAGACGTTTCCGCCGTACGTGAACATCGTCCACGCGGCGGCGGACAAGGGACGCGCGCTGCATCTCGTCTGCGAGCACGTCGGCGTGCCGATCGGCGAGGCGATGGCCATCGGTGATGCGGCGCCAGACCTGGAGATGATGCGCGTGGCGGGCGTGAGCATGGCGATGGGCAACGCGCCGAATGACGTCAAGGCGCAGGTCGATGTGGTAGGTCCGAGCAACCTGGATGACGGCGTCGCGTGGGCGATCCGCGAGTTCGCGCTGGGCTGA